In Dyadobacter sp. NIV53, a single window of DNA contains:
- a CDS encoding ThuA domain-containing protein, producing MNTIQFSGKRSFSLFALAVILLIVTTAAFAQSKKTQNVKKPLVVFVTGDHEYSGEETLPIIAAELEKNYGMRTAVLKAYPDHNSEKNIPGLEILREADLVVFYLRWRQLPKEQLAFIDEYLKKGKPVMGFRTTTHAFNYPKGDENERWNAFGQFALNSPPGWGGTAQHTHYGHKSTTDVTVIPAQAQNPILTGVAPSFHAPSWLYRVLPDFPSKGSTWLLMGKSVNPDKKAIDNPVAWTGINSFGGKVFMTTLGHPGDFKSEPFQRLVINAIHWELGMEVPKEWKGKINIQVPYREAK from the coding sequence ATGAACACAATCCAGTTTTCAGGAAAACGTTCTTTTTCCTTATTTGCGCTTGCTGTTATTTTACTGATTGTCACCACAGCTGCTTTTGCCCAGTCCAAAAAGACACAGAATGTTAAAAAACCATTGGTCGTATTTGTTACCGGGGATCATGAGTACAGCGGTGAAGAAACACTCCCGATTATAGCTGCCGAACTGGAAAAAAATTACGGGATGCGGACAGCTGTCCTGAAGGCATATCCGGATCACAATTCAGAAAAGAACATTCCTGGCCTTGAAATATTACGCGAAGCGGATCTGGTTGTTTTCTATCTGCGCTGGCGTCAGTTACCGAAAGAACAGTTGGCTTTCATTGACGAATATCTGAAAAAGGGAAAGCCGGTAATGGGTTTCAGAACTACAACGCATGCATTCAATTATCCGAAAGGTGATGAAAATGAAAGATGGAATGCGTTCGGACAGTTTGCTTTAAATTCGCCTCCCGGCTGGGGCGGAACTGCGCAGCATACACATTATGGTCACAAAAGCACTACGGACGTGACTGTAATTCCTGCACAGGCACAGAACCCGATATTGACTGGTGTAGCACCTTCATTTCATGCACCATCTTGGTTGTACAGAGTATTGCCTGATTTCCCTTCAAAAGGTTCAACCTGGCTTTTAATGGGGAAATCTGTTAATCCTGATAAAAAAGCTATTGATAATCCGGTTGCCTGGACAGGTATCAATTCTTTTGGCGGAAAAGTTTTTATGACAACACTTGGGCATCCGGGAGATTTTAAATCAGAACCTTTTCAGCGACTTGTTATCAATGCAATTCACTGGGAATTGGGCATGGAAGTTCCAAAAGAATGGAAAGGGAAAATAAACATCCAGGTGCCATACAGAGAGGCAAAATAA
- a CDS encoding SusD/RagB family nutrient-binding outer membrane lipoprotein has protein sequence MKHIIILLVSLIAFAACTDNFVETNRNPNQISDEELLQDNNLLGSPFSVMIFNLNGHQIEEDLCADNWMGYMGTPTDFVGNVNNTTYYIRWNSFWGREYGSVMAPAKKVIENAQKYNFPMFATWAKLVRILAMSKLTAVHGPIIYSQYGSTENSIPYDKESDLYPLFFKQLDSIQTDLGANKTYTGFKKFDPTIYAGSIPQWQKVVNSLRLRLALRLSKVDPAMAKTEGEKALSDPAGLITTNADNFTNSLNGNKIPVAQISYEWDDTRMGAPMESFLIGLKDNRISQYYAPMATANAALYADHPTMPYKGIRNGAYIKAKADHVPFSKVAESFQTIQTRRNFTAAEVAFLKAEAGLRGWAGAGDPKTNYENGVKLSFSDWGAGGVDAYLADATSKPINYVDPIDARNNFTALSTITVAWNNADSNELKLEKIITQKYLNTFTNTLEAWVDFRRTGYPKIPHVAKNDSNGDWGIIPANEWIKRMPFITTERTGNTAAVTDAVSKMGTGAKDDIATRLWWDTGKVANF, from the coding sequence ATGAAACATATAATTATTTTACTGGTATCCTTGATTGCATTCGCAGCGTGTACTGACAATTTTGTCGAGACAAACAGGAACCCAAATCAAATTTCGGATGAGGAACTGTTACAGGATAACAACCTTTTAGGTTCTCCTTTCTCCGTTATGATTTTTAATTTGAACGGTCACCAGATCGAAGAAGATCTGTGTGCTGACAACTGGATGGGGTATATGGGCACACCAACTGATTTTGTTGGTAATGTCAACAATACGACTTACTATATTCGCTGGAATTCGTTTTGGGGCCGGGAATATGGTAGCGTCATGGCTCCTGCTAAAAAAGTAATTGAAAATGCACAAAAATATAACTTTCCCATGTTTGCGACTTGGGCCAAGTTGGTACGTATTTTAGCCATGTCCAAGTTGACGGCAGTGCATGGTCCGATCATTTACTCCCAGTACGGTTCCACGGAAAATTCTATTCCTTACGACAAGGAGTCCGATTTATATCCACTTTTCTTTAAGCAGCTGGATTCTATTCAAACTGACCTTGGAGCGAACAAAACGTACACCGGATTCAAGAAATTTGACCCAACAATATATGCAGGAAGTATACCTCAATGGCAGAAAGTAGTTAATTCCCTGCGCCTTAGATTGGCATTACGCCTGTCAAAAGTGGATCCGGCAATGGCTAAAACCGAAGGTGAAAAAGCGTTAAGTGATCCAGCTGGTTTAATAACTACCAATGCTGACAATTTCACCAATTCATTGAACGGTAATAAAATACCTGTTGCGCAGATTAGTTATGAATGGGATGATACCAGAATGGGTGCTCCAATGGAATCTTTTTTAATTGGTTTAAAGGACAATCGGATTTCACAGTATTATGCTCCAATGGCTACGGCTAATGCAGCATTATATGCTGATCATCCTACTATGCCTTACAAAGGAATACGGAATGGTGCTTATATTAAAGCAAAAGCGGATCACGTACCATTCTCAAAAGTTGCCGAAAGTTTCCAGACTATTCAGACCAGAAGGAATTTTACAGCGGCAGAAGTAGCTTTTCTTAAAGCAGAAGCCGGACTCAGAGGCTGGGCAGGTGCTGGCGATCCTAAAACCAATTATGAAAATGGAGTAAAATTATCCTTTTCTGATTGGGGTGCAGGTGGTGTGGATGCTTATCTTGCTGATGCCACAAGTAAACCGATTAATTATGTGGACCCTATTGACGCACGTAATAATTTTACTGCATTATCAACCATTACGGTTGCGTGGAACAATGCTGATTCTAACGAATTGAAACTGGAAAAGATCATTACCCAGAAATACCTTAATACTTTCACAAACACGTTGGAAGCCTGGGTGGATTTCAGACGTACGGGCTATCCCAAAATTCCACATGTTGCTAAGAATGACAGTAATGGAGACTGGGGTATAATTCCGGCAAATGAATGGATTAAAAGAATGCCATTCATAACTACTGAAAGAACAGGTAATACGGCTGCTGTTACAGATGCTGTATCAAAAATGGGCACAGGTGCGAAGGATGATATTGCAACACGCTTATGGTGGGATACAGGTAAAGTAGCAAACTTTTAA